One genomic segment of Ipomoea triloba cultivar NCNSP0323 chromosome 9, ASM357664v1 includes these proteins:
- the LOC116030936 gene encoding acetyl-CoA acetyltransferase, cytosolic 1 — MAPSAETINPRDVCIVGVARTPMGGFLGSLSSLSATKLGSIAIESALKRANIEPSLVEEVFFGNVLSANLGQAPARQAALGAGIPNTVVCTTVNKVCASGMKATMLAAQSIQLGINDVVVAGGMESMSNAPKYIAEARKGSRLGHDTLVDGMLKDGLWDVYNDCGMGVCAELCAENHNLSREDQDNFAVQSFERGIAAQNAGAFSWEIVPVEVSGGRGKPSTIVDKDEGLGKFDASKLRKLRPSFKETGGTVTAGNASSISDGAAALVLVSGEKAVKLGLTVIGKIKGYADAAHAPELFTTAPALAIPKAIKNACLEASQVDYYEINEAFAAVALANQKLLELDVEKVNVHGGAVALGHPLGCSGARILITLLGVLKQKNGKYGVGGVCNGGGGASALVLELV; from the exons ATGGCTCCATCAGCAGAAACTATCAATCCTAGAG ATGTTTGCATTGTTGGTGTTGCCCGTACACCAATGGGTGGCTTTCTTGGCTCTCTTTCATCATTGTCAGCTACCAAGCTTGGATCCATAGCTATTGAAA GTGCTCTTAAGAGGGCAAATATTGAACCATCACTTGTCGAAGAAGTTTTCTTTGGAAATGTTCTCAGTGCAAACCTGGGCCAAGCTCCTGCCAGACAAGCAGCACTTGGTGCAGGAATCCCTAACACAGTGGTCTGCACAACTGTCAACAAAGTTTGTGCATCTGGGATGAAAG CAACTATGCTTGCTGCGCAAAGTATCCAGTTGGGCATCAatgatgttgttgttgctgGTGGCATGGAAAGCATGTCAAATGCTCCCAAATACATTGCTGAAGCAAG AAAAGGATCTCGCCTTGGGCATGATACTCTTGTTGATGGAATGCTTAAAGATGGTTTGTGGGATGTCTACAATGATTGTGGAATGGGAGTTTGTGCTGAATTATGTGCTGAAAATCATAATTTATCACGAGAAGACCAG GATAATTTTGCAGTTCAAAGTTTTGAACGCGGTATTGCTGCTCAAAATGCTGGTGCTTTTTCATGGGAGATCGTGCCG GTTGAAGTATCAGGGGGAAGAGGAAAGCCATCTACAATTGTTGATAAGGATGAAGGTTTGGGGAAG TTTGATGCTTCAAAGTTGAGGAAACTCCGACCAAGTTTTAAGGAAACTGGAGGTACCGTGACTGCTGGTAACGCTTCTAGCATAAG TGATGGTGCTGCTGCTCTGGTCTTAGTAAGTGGAGAGAAGGCTGTTAAGCTTGGTTTAACTGTGATTGGAAAGATTAAAGGATATGCAGATGCTGCTCAT GCACCCGAACTATTTACAACTGCTCCTGCACTTGCAATTCCAAAGGCTATTAAAAATGCTTGCCTTGAAGCTTCTCAAGTTGACTATTATGAAATCAATGAAGCTTTTGCA GCTGTGGCTCTTGCAAATCAGAAGTTGCTGGAGCTTGATGTG GAGAAAGTAAACGTTCATGGTGGAGCCGTAGCTTTGGGGCATCCTCTAGGATGCAGTGGTGCCCGTATATTGATTACACTTCTTGGG GTATTGAAGCAGAAGAATGGGAAATACGGAGTCGGCGGCGTGTGCAACGGCGGTGGAGGTGCTTCCGCCCTGGTGTTGGAGCTGGTTTGA